In Dehalococcoidales bacterium, the genomic stretch CGGTCTCGTTATAGTCGAATCTCAGGTGAATCGAAGAGGCCATCGAGACACCGCCCGACTTCTGACCAATAAGGTACTGAGAGAAATCGGCCAAGCAAAGGTCACCGGCAGTTCCAGTAGTAGAGCATTTTTCGGTATAGAGTAGCGGGCGTCCCATTAGAGACTGGAACGGGGAACCGGAGAGTCCGCCGGCAGGCATCCATGCGGCAGCGCCGCCAGTACCAACCGCTAAGTCCATCTTAGCGAGATACGGGAAGGTGTCGATATGAGCTACCCACACAGCGTTGCGCTGACAGCGTGGGTATAACTGGGCCCACATATTAACGATGTCGTCATAGATGATGTTCGATGCTTCCTGCCTACTCACGCTGATTATAGCGGGATTGGCGGCATTGAAAGCGCCCAGGGCTTTGTTGGAGCCATCACCGGTCAGGAAGTCATCGTCCTCGACGAAGCTGATAGCCTGTCTGAACTTGCGCTCAATAAAGGCCTCAACCGCGATAACGGAATCCTCCATCAGTTCGGCGGTGGCATAGCAAAGGCCGGTCAGTTGATGAAGAGTAAGGGCAATCTGGCCGACAACTGGGTTAGTTTTGTTAAACTGCGCGCCCTCGGCAGTTCTATAGATGGTGATTCCGCCGAAGTAATTAGATGAATGGTCAGAATCATAGTCGGCGGGAATGACGATCCGGTTAGACTTCATGGGCTGGATCGAGGCGCGTGGCCTAACAATAGCGGCCTCGAGGTCTTTCTCCAGAATCTTCTCGGCAAACTCCTCAGGTACGGTAAATCCGCCCTGGGACAGGTCGCCTTCCTCCATAACACCGGCGGTCTTCCTGCAGGCGATCTTATAGGCCTTGCCCGCTTCGCTGATATGAGCGTTAGGGGTCCCGTCCAGAATAACGTCCTTAAAGAAGTGAGCGACGTTCTTAAATCCACCCTTCGGATCGGACATTATCTTTTCCTCGGGTGCTACCATGTCGGTTACGGGAGCATCCTCGTGGATGTCCTTTTTGTCTGTTTCCTTCAGCTTCCCGATCTCAGTTGAAACTGTATCGCGGATAGCCTCTTGCAGGTTCTCTAAAGTAAGTTCCATGCTTTTCCTCCAATAAAAAACCCGCTCTCGGCGGGTTCTTCCAAAAGTATTTTATGAGTCTTGATTTACGGGGCACCTAGCTGTTTATTAATCTCTCCCCTCACGGCCTCTTTTACCATCCGGGCAATAACCTCGGCGGTAATCTGTGGCGGTTCCGGTTCGGTAATAACCAGCTTCGGCTTTCGAGCAGATTTGACTGCACTTACCGCAGCGCCGATTGATTCCGTGATAGATTCCAGTTTTTCAATCGTCTCATTGGTATAGATAAGCCCTATCTGTTCTTTTATATCAACGGGGATGTCGTTCCCCGACAAACGCAGTCCTTCTCTGACTAGATTCCAGAAAGTGCCTTGTGCCTCTTCGTTAATTCCAGAGTCTTTAATACAGGCAATCAGATAATCAAGCTCGTCAACTATCTCGCTCTGGCTGACTTCTTTTGGTTCCGGCATTTCCGTTAA encodes the following:
- a CDS encoding phage major capsid protein, yielding MELTLENLQEAIRDTVSTEIGKLKETDKKDIHEDAPVTDMVAPEEKIMSDPKGGFKNVAHFFKDVILDGTPNAHISEAGKAYKIACRKTAGVMEEGDLSQGGFTVPEEFAEKILEKDLEAAIVRPRASIQPMKSNRIVIPADYDSDHSSNYFGGITIYRTAEGAQFNKTNPVVGQIALTLHQLTGLCYATAELMEDSVIAVEAFIERKFRQAISFVEDDDFLTGDGSNKALGAFNAANPAIISVSRQEASNIIYDDIVNMWAQLYPRCQRNAVWVAHIDTFPYLAKMDLAVGTGGAAAWMPAGGLSGSPFQSLMGRPLLYTEKCSTTGTAGDLCLADFSQYLIGQKSGGVSMASSIHLRFDYNETVFRFNMRYDGTPTWLSTLTPKNGSNALSPFIRLS